A stretch of DNA from Oryza brachyantha chromosome 9, ObraRS2, whole genome shotgun sequence:
gacgcggcggcggagctcgacGCGTACATGCAGTGGACGTGGATCTACGTCTACTACGATCTCCTCCTCGTGGAGAATCAGATCCCGTTCTTCGTCGTCGCCAAGCTATTCAGCCTCGCCATGGGCAAagatctcggcggcggcggcggcgcggcaggcATGGGAGACGACGCGGTGGACCAGCGTCTTCTTGACCTCATCTATAACTTCTTCAGCCTGCACGAGCCGCTGTGCCAGGTCCCGGCGCCGAGCCAGCTCACCGTGCACCACCTGCTCCATCTCCAGTACCAGAGGATGGTCATAGCGCCGGAGAGGAAGGGGACGCTTCGCCGGAGGCCGACGTCGTCGCGGCTGACGAGCCGGCTGAGCGCGAGCCTGTACAACATCCGGACGGGCATCAGCGCGTCGGTGCGTGCCAGGATGATCGGctcaacgacgacgacgccgctgGCGATCCCGTGCGTGACGGAGCTGCAGGAGTTCGGGGTGGCGTTCCGGGAGAAGGCCTCGCCGGTGAGCCAGTTCGACGTGATGTTCCGCGGCGGGACGATGGAGATCCCGCGGCTGGCGCTCAACGCCGGCGCGAGGATCCTCCTGGCCAACCTGCTCGCCCTGGAGCAGACGACGCGGGACTGGAAGGAGGGCATCGTCACCAGCTACCTCGTGCTGATGAACGCGCTGGTGaacaccgccgccgacgtcgccgtgcTCCAGCGCCGGGGAGTCCTGGACAACATGCTCTCCAAcgaggacgccgcggcggcgttctTCAACCGGCTCGGCGGCTGCGCGCTGTTCGACCCCAGGGGGCACCA
This window harbors:
- the LOC121055304 gene encoding UPF0481 protein At3g47200-like, with the protein product MDDDELLGRMEQGIADLWASPAVRGGDGDDEAFTIVRLPSHVHALNKTLYEPRVVSVGPYHLGSDSTRGMQGHKWRFLRDFLLRDSPAGAGDRLDACVLEARAMEERARRCYGEPLEMGSDEFVQMLVLDGCFVLEFLLKWSESDAAAELDAYMQWTWIYVYYDLLLVENQIPFFVVAKLFSLAMGKDLGGGGGAAGMGDDAVDQRLLDLIYNFFSLHEPLCQVPAPSQLTVHHLLHLQYQRMVIAPERKGTLRRRPTSSRLTSRLSASLYNIRTGISASVRARMIGSTTTTPLAIPCVTELQEFGVAFREKASPVSQFDVMFRGGTMEIPRLALNAGARILLANLLALEQTTRDWKEGIVTSYLVLMNALVNTAADVAVLQRRGVLDNMLSNEDAAAAFFNRLGGCALFDPRGHHYARLFADANEYCNHRWNRYIAVLKRDHLRTPCSIISLLAAATLLCISVMSAGFLICRYRHACS